In one Cygnus atratus isolate AKBS03 ecotype Queensland, Australia chromosome 14, CAtr_DNAZoo_HiC_assembly, whole genome shotgun sequence genomic region, the following are encoded:
- the SOX30 gene encoding transcription factor SOX-30, translating to MERGGGGGEPGLGPGPQGLGGDCGEPLPERPLSAERPRRGAEAPAEGGGESGSGTGSPAAAGGAPGEALGGPRTDAGRGRGGGDGRRGSAEEPRGAPRARAGVGGSPHGSPHGPGAGITAAQPRGEPPGVLPQALRVPLVLRPLPAAGRLQLQGPVPAELLRLPQVPLEQVPLKMQALLEPSVKIETKNVPLTVLPSDSGMPDTPFSKDKSGHVKRPMNAFMVWARIHRPALAKANPTANNAEISVQLGLEWSKLSEEQKQPYYDEARKIKQRHREEFPGWVYQPRPGKRKRFPLNVSGLLSGTTQTIITANPAAVLPFQSPGYSVVIPTVQNSIGHPVCEALSAIRLPASSVQRPGPMTLFQSTFASTTSLAVPAPTLPLHPVIATQHFAESVQTEACDVSSGSTCSLKRLTPVFVESSSRNPSNTVTAHGRFSVSTIELPKEYSGLSACPRGVPLSQATPLPHSHLYESPPIGQPVHLFGAPPRFSFHHPYFVPGPYYFPSSTCPFSRPPFGCGNFSSSVPECLGFYENRYQKQEMKFSVLDRDYPFREYPEEVVHEDSHNCESLEEVTCHSSHGEEECVSPIPQLDIGAIEKVLSATPPTPSSIQLINVTDSEEEEEEEKVLREL from the exons AtggagcggggcgggggcggcggcgagCCCGGGCTTGGCCCCGGCCCCCAGGGGCTGGGCGGGGACTGCGGGGAGCCGCTCCCGGAGCGCCCCCTCAGCGCCGAGCGGCCCCGGCGGGGAGCCGAGGCCCCTGCTGAGGGCGGCGGGGAGTCGGGGAGCGGGAcggggagccccgcggccgcggggggagccccgggggagGCTCTCGGTGGCCCCCGGACGGATGCAGGGCGGGGAAGGGGCGGCGGGGATGGGCGGCGGGGCAGCGCGGAGGAGCCGCGGGGAGCCCCCAGGGCGAGGGCGGGCGTGGGGGGCTCCCCGCACGGCTCCCCGCACGGTCCCGGTGCCGGTATCACGGCGGCACAGCCccgcggggagcccccgggggtGTTGCCCCAGGCGCTGAGGGTCCCCCTGGTGCTGcggccgctgcccgccgccggccgcctgcagctgcagggcccGGTGCCCGCCGAGCTGCTCCGCCTGCCCCAAGTGCCCCTGGAGCAAGTGCCGCTTAAAATGCAGGCGTTGCTCGAGCCGTCGGTGAAAATCGAGACCAAAAACGTGCCCCTCACTGTGCTGCCCTCCGACTCAG GAATGCCAGATACTCCATTTAGCAAGGACAAAAGTGGCCACGTAAAGCGTCCAATGAATGCATTTATGGTGTGGGCTAGGATTCATCGGCCTGCTCTAGCCAAAGCTAACCCGACTGCCAATAATGCAGAAATCAGTGTTCAGCTCGGGTTGGAGTGGAGCAAACTGAGTGAAGAGCAGAAACAGCCCTATTATGATGAAGCTcggaaaataaaacaaaggcaCAGAGAGGAATTTCCTg GTTGGGTTTATCAGCCACGACCAGGCAAAAGGAAGCGTTTTCCACTGAATGTCTCTGGTCTACTTTCCGGCACCACTCAGACTATCATCACTGCAAATCCAGCTGCCGTTCTTCCCTTCCAATCACCTGGGTACTCTGTTGTCATCCCCACCGTTCAGAACAGTATTGGACATCCAGTCT GTGAAGCTCTTTCTGCCATCCGTCTGCCAGCTTCTTCTGTTCAACGTCCAGGTCCAATGACTCTTTTCCAGTCTACTTTTGCGAGCACCACATCATTGGCAGTTCCAGCTCCAACCCTGCCCCTGCACCCTGTAATTGCAACACAGCACTTTGCTGAATCTGTTCAGACAGAAGCTTGTGATGTATCTTCTGGATCCACCTGCTCTCTGAAGAGACTTACACCAGTTTTTGTTGAGAGCTCCAGTAGAAACCCAAGTAACACAGTCACTGCTCATGGCAGATTTTCCGTTTCTACCATTGAGCTCCCAAAGGAGTACTCAGGGCTTTCTGCTTGTCCTAGAGGAGTACCTCTTTCCCAAGCTACTCCTCTTCCTCACTCACATCTCTATGAGAGTCCTCCCATTGGGCAGCCAGTTCATCTGTTTGGAGCACCTCCTCGATTTTCATTTCATCACCCTTACTTTGTACCTGGACCTTACTATTTCCCCTCAAG CACGTGCCCATTCAGCCGGCCTCCATTTGGCTGTGGGAATTTCTCCAGCTCAGTGCCAGAATGTCTTGGCTTTTATGAAAACAGGTACCAGAAGCAGGAGATGAAGTTTTCGGTTCTGGACAGAGACTATCCTTTCAGGGAATACCCAGAGGAAGTCGTACACGAGGACTCACACAACTGTGAGAGCCTTGAGGAAGTGACCTGTCACAGCAGCCACGGTGAGGAGGAATGTGTAAGCCCCATACCACAACTGGACATTGGAGCAATTGAGAAAGTTTTGTCAGCCACCCCACCTACTCCTTCCAGCATCCAGCTAATCAATGTGACTgacagtgaggaggaggaagaagaagaaaaggtgtTGCGAgagctgtaa